AATATACATCATAAGAGCGCTGACTGCCATAACAGTCAGCAACTCAACTAATGTAAATCCGCGGCATCGTCTCATATCTTCGTCGAAGCTAATTTCGACTACAAGGCGAAGGAAAACCTACTTATCGCAGCGCCAATGCTGAAGGTAGACACACCGTCTAAGCGAAGATTCAGCGTGCCGCTGGCACCGCCATTATCATTGATCGTGATACTGTTCACGGAGCCATGATCCACCCCGATCCATGTGACCGTATCGGCCGATGAGGCGGAAGCCCAAAGGCTCACGACTGCGAGCAAGCTCGCACGCGTAAAAGTTTTATAGATTGAAGCAGGTATAGTTTTTGTGGTCATGGGGTAGATGACGAATGGAGTGGGTTCGGATCAGCGTGTAAACAAGGTGGGGCATGAATGCGCAGCATCAACTCAAACGCTTTCAAGAAAAGTAATTATTTACACTATAACCTAAGAAAATAATAAATATCGAACACTTGCCACCCATTTTTTACTTTTACAGATAAGCAGCTTCTTTCATAGATAATAGCTACCGTAAAAAGGATCTTCCGGTCGAAAAAAAATGAGAAGATAGAAGAAACTTCAGCAAGCAACAGCTAGACGATTGCACGCAGCGACACATATTACTAATCTAAAACCATACAGCATTATCACCGTAAAGATAAGTCAAAATTTACATCTTGACAGCTACAGGAAAGTTACGTTGTGAGTCCCTATCGCTAAGGTCTAAATCGATAATCAATCTGTCTGTGTGTTGATAAAAAAAACGGACATACGCAGGCCCTGATCTCCCAGAACACTGTATCCATAAATACAGACACTTCAAATACATACAAGTCTGTGAATAGTTATTTGTAGCCCACGTAATTGAGTTTCATTTCCAACATTGCTGTTGGATACACAAGATCAACTAAAGTAATTTTTATGTACATAATCAATCGAAGTATCCTATCGGTATCCATCCTCATAGTTAACTATGCATTCATGCCCCTCGGATATGGCATAGGAACAGGCCACAACGACAATCCTCCCCTGCCTGTCATTGAACCTTATCTCGACAACAACAAAGTAGTTGCGGCCGAGCCAACGCTGAGCACTTATGTGCTGCACAATTATCACGAAGACAACACCAATTCAACCTTCGGTGTTTATCGCGCAGGCAATAAAGAGGTGCGAGTGATGACTCTGAAAAAGCGTCCTTCAGATCTGGGTATTTACATTTTCATTAATGATACCGATGTCGGTTTAATTAAACTTTGGGGAAGTAACGAAAACGGCTCTGGCTACCCCTACCAAAGCATTCCAGGAAAACCTGCGCAGCTTGAGTTCGATGTAGAACAGGGGCTTTCAACATTATCGAAATATTATCTCGATTCAAATGGTGTTGAAAAAGAGTTCACCTGCACACTCTCAATACTCGATGATGGTCGCATTGCGATTGACTATGACGACGCAGCTCCATGGCTACTTCTGGTCGATGAATATCGAGACACAAGCATCGCCTTTGAAGAAGAGACACTCTCCCTAGTTCCTCGATCCGATTTGATCGAAAAGACTCAGGTGGATCATAAGGACAGTCATTCAGGTCAATTTACGTACAATGTCGATGAGCCGACAAAGAGCTACTCGATTGATTTTCAAAACCTATCAGGACGGATTTCTGAACGGGTTGTAGTGAACGCCAAAAGCAAAGCGGAGAGCTACTTCCTCGCCTACCATGCTCAACCCAGTGGAACGAAGAAGCGCATCTATATCGATTTTGGGGAAGTTTCAGCCGATCGCGAAAACGCCCCACCTGCGATAGGCGGCATCGATTTCTGGAAACTGGACGCCATGCACGTGCCGGTATCCCCGACCCGTAACATTATGCCGAACCCAAGTTTCGAACAGGGCTTACGCTATTGGAGCTGGGCCACTTACCGGGGCGCATCCTATAATCCTGCGGACAAAAATCAGACTGAAGTCGTGGACGGCGGTTTATTTGGCTCCAAGGCACTGCTCTTTCGTCAGCCTAAAGGCACCGCCAATAGCACAAGCTTTCCCATGGCTCTGGATCAGGGAGCGATGTATACCTTGAGCTTTTATGCTAAAGCCCAAAAGAATGCAGGGTCCTTCAGCATCTTTCCTATCAATGCGGCCAAAGGTGGCACGATGCCCAATTGGTATCCTAAAGATGCTAGCTACTCCGTAACAAATGAGTGGCAACGTTTTTCAAAAACGTTCATTGCCGATGACAAAGGAATATTTCTCGTGCTTCGTGGTGGCTCTGGAGATGCGATTCTACTAGACGGCTTGCAGCTGGAAAAAGGTGAAGAGCCCAGCGAGTTTGTTAGCGCACCGATCGAGGGGTATTTAACTACATCGAATCCAGACAATGACCTCGTCAAAGGCAGTCCGATTGAGGCGCAGATGCGTCTCACAGGAACGCCTGGCACCAGCGGACAGGTCGTGATCACTGCCAAGAATGCATTCCGCGAGACGGTACACAAAGGCACATACACGATGCATATCGGTGAAGACGGCATTCAAAATATCCCTCTCATTTTTGACGCAAAACGTTTCGGCGAAGGTATCTTTGTTGTCCAAGCAGAATATCAGGTCGGGGAACATCCGCCCTACTATGATTACTATCGTCTCTCCATTATGACGCCGCTGGAGAATACCCATGCAACTAAGAATCTCTTTTCAGCCACGGCCGCAGGGCCAGACTTTTTCCGAATTTGGCGCGCAGAAGACGGTGCACGTAAATACCGGGAATGGGGATTTGGATCTGTCGTAAAGCAAATTCCGATCAAAACAGACAGCAGTGACCCAGCTGAAATAGCTGAGCTTGAAATGATGCAGAAGAACCGAATCCAAAACCTGTTCACTGGTATCTATAAACTAAAGAAGCAATACGGCATGGGCGCCTACTACAAGGACTGGAAGGCAATTACACCGGAAGTCGAAAAGCAGATCGAAGAAGATGCCTATAATATGGTCAAGGGTGCACAGCTGGACACCTATCAATACTTCGGATTCGGTAACGAAGAGGAGCTCGGCTACCTCATCAGTAACAAGCTATTTGATGAATACGTCAAAGCCCAACATGCCACTTACCGTGGCGTGAAACGCGCCAATCCGAATGCCCTGGTCGCTCCCACTTCGGGCCCCTCAGGCTATAACATTTTACGTGGATACGATGAAATGGAAGGCTACCTAAAGGCAGCCGAGAAAGCTGGATTCCGATATGATGCGATCGCCATTCATCCCTACTTAAATGGCAACAAAGGCTGGTTGACCAATAACGACCGTGATACAGAAACGGCACGACTGATCGAGCAGATGAAAAGACATGGCTATGGCAAGGATGTGCCCATTCTCTACAATGAAGGGGGCAACATATGCCACATGAACGTGCCACAATGGGCCACGGAAACTAACGACGGCTATCACAGCGGAAAGCTGTCCTATGACTTCAGTAATAAAGAAATCATGCAGGCAGCGACCTACGCCAGACAGTTCATCATTGATCTAAAATACTGGCCGCAGGTGCAACAGTCCAACATTTGGACCTCCCCCGTTTACTTTGACCAATATCTCACGCCACTATTGCTGGCCAAAGCGGTCAATACTCTGGGCCATCACATGGGCTATGTTGAGTTTCAAGAGGACATCAAGCCGTATGCAGGCATCCGTGGCTATGCCTTCAAGCTCGAAGACGGAAGCGGACTCGCACCGATTTGGTGCGTCGATGCCGCTATAGAACAAGGCTATAAGAAAGGACCGGAAATACGGGTCAAGTTCACTCAGGAGGTCAGCTTTATCGACATGATGGGGAACCAACGAGCCGCCCAGCCAGATCCAGATGGCTATACCACTCTCCCGCTCACTCCAATGCCTCTATTGATCAAAGCCCAAGATGTGGATGCACTCGCCGACTCCCTCTTGCACTGTCAGTTGGCTGATGCCCAAAGTATGATTGCCACCGTGATTGCCCCGGATAATGACGGGAGTCACACGATCACGGTCGAGAACCAGACCAGCCTGCCGCAAGCGGGCAAGATCAAGATCGACGGCCACGAAATCCCCTACGAACTCGCTGGCAATGCAAAGCAAAGCTATCGCGTCGACAACAGTTCTATGGGCAACCAGTCTGGAACGCTCTATGAGTATGCAACGCAGTACTCGATTGTCCCAGAAAAGGGTGATGTGTTTACCAAGGATTGGGAGATGGATTATTTTTATGTCCCCTACTCAGCAACCACACCCGACTGGGACGCCATTCCAGCCATCCCGCTACCATCCAAATATAATCCAATTCGCCTCAAAAGAGTGATCGACGAAGAAACGGGGCGGCAAAGAGACATCAAAGTAAAAACCGATGACAAGGGTGCGCTTGATGTATCAGCAAAATTCAAGATGGCCTGGGATGAAAACCAGCTCTATATCCGGGTCGAAGTCACGGATGATCACTATGTTCGCTACCCTGAAGTCTGGGAGATCGCCACTGCAGCTAAAGCACTATATAAACATGATGGTAGCCTTGAGGTGTATTTTGACTGTGGTGCCAATGGCCGCATCAACTTAAACAATAGTTATGATACTGACGACTACCGCTTTGATTTTTCAGTCAACCCGGATTACCAAAATGGTCGCGGCATGGTCTATCGTTTGCAGCAAGTCGATCATCAACTAGCAGGCGGCGTGGACATGCCCAGCAAAGACGAAGCGGCCGACAATGTAGGCTGTGAGTTTCAATTCACCGAGACCGGCTATACTTACACCCTGACCTTCCAACAGCGCTATATCGAGCCTTTGTGGCTACAAGAAGGCGTGATCGCTGGCTTCAGTCTCTTCGTGCATGATCGTGATAATCCAGACGATCGTCTGGATAGCAAGGGCCTCAGCCTCTCGACGAAAGATGGGGAACACCCACAAGGTCAAGCCAAGCTGTGGCCATTGATGATCCTCAAAAAATAAGCCAGCCCAGCGAAAGTGATCTCAATCTTTTGATAGGTTCTGCAATTCAGAGTATCCGTCCCCCGATAGTTATGACTGAGTCGCTGGCTTAACGACATGCCAGCGATGATTCATCCGCTGCGACTCCAGCACTGGTAGCAACTGACATAAACTAAAGCCCGTCCCAGATCAGTGGCTTTTCTGCCAGTTTCGGGAGAAGGTTTCTGCAAACAACTGAGCTGTCCGATTTTGTTCGCGGCTGTCCTTTAAGCTACAGGAAGTAACACTCCCGAGTGAAATTGAATATCCTTGGAGTGTTTGTTCTGTCGGCGCTCCGAGGGCTTACTCGCGACGACACAGGAGTGCTTTGGGTGGAAGCAGAGCTAAATTCTGCACACACACGTAAAGCTAGCCAGTATGGCCACTTGGCGAAATCAATTAAAGAAAAACAGGGGCATCGCTGTAGACTGGGTAATTGAGTCACGAATGAACATGCCCACGCCCAGAAGAACTAGCGACGGCGACGCATCAATAAAGTCGCAGAAAAGACACCGCAGACCAAGGCAAACATGCTTGGTTCGGGGACGATCGTGTAAGTTAAATCAATCGAGCCTGTGCCGCTGTTAAAGTCCAGCAACCCAGAGTCGATGCCCTCTCCCAGATTTAACACTAAGCCACTGGTCAAACCGCTGCCGACCATCGTGCTCCCCGAATCACTAAAGAACTTGAAAAGACTGACCGTGTATTCACCTGCGCTCTCTGAACCACTCAAGCTCACGTTAATTGTGTTATCAGCCAACACGAGATCGCCGAACTCATAGTTCAAAAAGTGAATCTGGTCGGGCGTGCCACCCGAGGCATCCAACTCGAAGTTGAAAACTGATCCCGAATCCGCAGCCAATACGGTTCCCGTGGTCGCGCCGCCGTCAAATACCAGTGTTCCAATACTGGCTCCGGGCGCGATGACAGAACCGCTCTCGGCAGTCACCGCATTGGCCCCCACCGTGGCAATGGTTCCGAAACCGCCCAGAGTGCTCCCCGACTCAACTGTAAGGGCCCCGAAGCCAGTCCCTGAGCCGCTAGTATTATTCACCAATAAGGTGCTACTGTTCGAGACCGTGGTGCCACCGGCATAAGTATTATCACCTGTGAGGACAACTTTACCGCCACCATCAATCACCACGGTGGCATACTTATCCGTCGGGCCATATTGCTCTTGAATCACGCCACTAAAGGTACTGACACCTCCAGCTTCTGCAGACAAATGCACCGCAGCGACATGAATATTCACGTTACTGCTATTCTCTAAAATAATATCTCCAGAGAACTCAACAGCACCCGTTCCGCTTAGACCAATATAGGATTTTTGACTGATACCAGCTGAGTTAGAATTCGCAGTAACCTTAATATCAGCACTCACATCGTGCGTATCAGTTGCCAATAGGTGACTGCTACGTTCATTAGCAGAGTTTGAATTATTCTCCCCCAGTTTGACATACAGGCCGTTATTCTCTCCGAAGGCATGATCGTTTTCCAGAATGACTTTTGCGCCACGAATGTTAAACGCCCCGTCATTGGCCGATGTCGCGCAAAAGTCTTCGCAGAGGTCAGCCCAGAATTATCCCCCGTAAATCGCAACGGATGCGGCTCACTACCGCCATTATACAAGTCAATTGACTCGCCCAAGTCGCTCGTCGAAGAAATGTTTCCACCAAAAACGATCTCAGCGTTAATATTCGCAGGAAAAGTATAGCGCCCCGTACCAACGTCCTCGAGTATGATATCATTGGCAAGTGTGCCATAACCAGCGTGCGTAAAATAGAATCCCACAGTGGTCGAATTTCGGAGGGTGATCGTCTGACTGCCGAGTGGATTGTTGCCGAGTAAGCCTTGAAAATTAACACTGCCTCCATCTTTAGTGAAAGAGCCACTCCAGCCAGATGTATCCGTCGTTCCAGCCACGATTAAAGTACTATTTCCAGTCATGGTCACATTACCGGTTCCAGTCAAATCACTGGTGAGATAGATACGCCCATTGTTACCAGATCCTGCAGTCGACCATGTCTGATCCGCATCGAGGTCCAGCGTCAGATTGCTACCAAAGGTAGTGGTGCCTGCAGTTTTGTTACTTACTAGCCCAGCCGATCCCAAGGTCAGAATCGAACCGCCTGAAGCGTCAATCGTAATCGTTCCCGCCCCATCGTCCATCGTCAGACCTGAAATCGACCAATTGGCATCCACGGTACTGGTGCCCGTCATCGATCCGTTAAACGTGATATTTTGCGTGCCATCATTGCTAGGCAAGACTGGATCCGTGCTCCAATTGGCGGTATCACTCCAAACACCGCCATCGGTGTCGGTCCATGTGGCATCTGCCAATAAAGATAAGGGTACACCAGCAACTGAAAGTGCTAGCATTGCAGGTAAGGTAATAGGGGGTAAGGATTTCATACGGATAAGTGAATGAATAAGGAAAAGAAGAGAAACTGAGCTTAGCATATTTTTCACAATAACATTGAAATGCAAACATTTAATTCGACTTTGAATTAGGAAGACCAGAATACTTTAGCTAATCACTGAATCATCCCAATAACCCCATTTCAAATGATTGCACTTAGGCATATCTGTTACCTCCTATTCATGCTGGCATTGGCAACTCACGCACTAAGGGCTGAAGTCTCGCTCCCATCGATTTTTACCGACCATATGGTCTTGCAACGCAATTTGGCCAACCCCGTCTGGGGCAAAGCAACTCCTGGTGAGAACGTCAGTGTCCGCATCGATGGGCAGATACATCAAACGCAAGCAGATGCCAATGGAAAATGGACAGTCAAACTAGACCCGATGAACGCGGGAGGACCTTTTACCTTAAACATCGAAGGTAACAATACTGTCACCATTCAAGACGTTTTGATTGGTGAAGTTTGGGTCTGTTCCGGCCAGTCCAATATGGAATGGCCTCTGGGGCGCAGTAACGACAGCCAGCTAGAAGCTAAATCGGCCAACTACCCGAAGATTCGATTTATCACGATTCCACGCAATGGCACGCAGGAACCACAAGATGACTTTGAAGGCGCTTGGGAGATCTGTTCGCCAAAGACAGTCAAAGAGTTCTCCGCGATCGGCTACTATTTCGGAT
The nucleotide sequence above comes from Coraliomargarita algicola. Encoded proteins:
- a CDS encoding sugar-binding protein; amino-acid sequence: MYIINRSILSVSILIVNYAFMPLGYGIGTGHNDNPPLPVIEPYLDNNKVVAAEPTLSTYVLHNYHEDNTNSTFGVYRAGNKEVRVMTLKKRPSDLGIYIFINDTDVGLIKLWGSNENGSGYPYQSIPGKPAQLEFDVEQGLSTLSKYYLDSNGVEKEFTCTLSILDDGRIAIDYDDAAPWLLLVDEYRDTSIAFEEETLSLVPRSDLIEKTQVDHKDSHSGQFTYNVDEPTKSYSIDFQNLSGRISERVVVNAKSKAESYFLAYHAQPSGTKKRIYIDFGEVSADRENAPPAIGGIDFWKLDAMHVPVSPTRNIMPNPSFEQGLRYWSWATYRGASYNPADKNQTEVVDGGLFGSKALLFRQPKGTANSTSFPMALDQGAMYTLSFYAKAQKNAGSFSIFPINAAKGGTMPNWYPKDASYSVTNEWQRFSKTFIADDKGIFLVLRGGSGDAILLDGLQLEKGEEPSEFVSAPIEGYLTTSNPDNDLVKGSPIEAQMRLTGTPGTSGQVVITAKNAFRETVHKGTYTMHIGEDGIQNIPLIFDAKRFGEGIFVVQAEYQVGEHPPYYDYYRLSIMTPLENTHATKNLFSATAAGPDFFRIWRAEDGARKYREWGFGSVVKQIPIKTDSSDPAEIAELEMMQKNRIQNLFTGIYKLKKQYGMGAYYKDWKAITPEVEKQIEEDAYNMVKGAQLDTYQYFGFGNEEELGYLISNKLFDEYVKAQHATYRGVKRANPNALVAPTSGPSGYNILRGYDEMEGYLKAAEKAGFRYDAIAIHPYLNGNKGWLTNNDRDTETARLIEQMKRHGYGKDVPILYNEGGNICHMNVPQWATETNDGYHSGKLSYDFSNKEIMQAATYARQFIIDLKYWPQVQQSNIWTSPVYFDQYLTPLLLAKAVNTLGHHMGYVEFQEDIKPYAGIRGYAFKLEDGSGLAPIWCVDAAIEQGYKKGPEIRVKFTQEVSFIDMMGNQRAAQPDPDGYTTLPLTPMPLLIKAQDVDALADSLLHCQLADAQSMIATVIAPDNDGSHTITVENQTSLPQAGKIKIDGHEIPYELAGNAKQSYRVDNSSMGNQSGTLYEYATQYSIVPEKGDVFTKDWEMDYFYVPYSATTPDWDAIPAIPLPSKYNPIRLKRVIDEETGRQRDIKVKTDDKGALDVSAKFKMAWDENQLYIRVEVTDDHYVRYPEVWEIATAAKALYKHDGSLEVYFDCGANGRINLNNSYDTDDYRFDFSVNPDYQNGRGMVYRLQQVDHQLAGGVDMPSKDEAADNVGCEFQFTETGYTYTLTFQQRYIEPLWLQEGVIAGFSLFVHDRDNPDDRLDSKGLSLSTKDGEHPQGQAKLWPLMILKK
- a CDS encoding PEP-CTERM sorting domain-containing protein (PEP-CTERM proteins occur, often in large numbers, in the proteomes of bacteria that also encode an exosortase, a predicted intramembrane cysteine proteinase. The presence of a PEP-CTERM domain at a protein's C-terminus predicts cleavage within the sorting domain, followed by covalent anchoring to some some component of the (usually Gram-negative) cell surface. Many PEP-CTERM proteins exhibit an unusual sequence composition that includes large numbers of potential glycosylation sites. Expression of one such protein has been shown restore the ability of a bacterium to form floc, a type of biofilm.), yielding MSADIKVTANSNSAGISQKSYIGLSGTGAVEFSGDIILENSSNVNIHVAAVHLSAEAGGVSTFSGVIQEQYGPTDKYATVVIDGGGKVVLTGDNTYAGGTTVSNSSTLLVNNTSGSGTGFGALTVESGSTLGGFGTIATVGANAVTAESGSVIAPGASIGTLVFDGGATTGTVLAADSGSVFNFELDASGGTPDQIHFLNYEFGDLVLADNTINVSLSGSESAGEYTVSLFKFFSDSGSTMVGSGLTSGLVLNLGEGIDSGLLDFNSGTGSIDLTYTIVPEPSMFALVCGVFSATLLMRRRR